One part of the Schistocerca piceifrons isolate TAMUIC-IGC-003096 chromosome 2, iqSchPice1.1, whole genome shotgun sequence genome encodes these proteins:
- the LOC124777643 gene encoding uncharacterized protein LOC124777643: MSAVPVVSATGAASAAAPATPTSCKFSLTLARKVHRIKEMLKPVLEMVHKHCRKSSRRSQPCSQAFEEEESPADQNAANEALEQRLAEELRAGAAAAGSGAAIAVWCDGRVRLRQVAATQGHVGDVAVPASFLTTSQGGLCWVTPDADILLLDGSHESQGLAAEQQVPAAAALLSTPSSSQETLSVHSF; this comes from the exons ATGTCAGCAGTTCCAGTCGTCTCTGCTACCGGCGCAGCCTCCGCTGCGGCGCCGGCTACGCCCACGTCTTGCAAGTTCAGCCTGACTCTGGCGCGCAAAGTGCATCGTATCAAGGAG ATGCTGAAGCCGGTGCTGGAGATGGTGCACAAGCACTGCCGCAAATCGTCGAGAAGGTCGCAGCCTTGTTCGCAAGCTTTCGAAGAGGAGGAGTCGCCAGCTGATCAGAACGCGGCCAACGAAGCCCTGGAGCAGCGCCTGGCGGAAGAGCTTCGCGCCGGCGCCGCAGCCGCCGGCAGCGGCGCTGCCATCGCGGTGTGGTGCGACGGCCGCGTGCGCCTGCGCCAAGTGGCGGCTACGCAGGGGCACGTCGGAGACGTGGCGGTGCCGGCGAGCTTCCTGACCACCTCACAGGGCGGCCTCTGCTGGGTCACGCCCGACGCCGACATCCTCCTCCTCGACGGCAGCCACGAGTCGCAGGGACTGGCGGCCGAACAGCAAGTGCCCGCCGCCGCGGCGCTCTTGTCGACGCCGTCGTCTTCGCAAGAAACGCTCAGCGTCCACTCCTTTTAA